In the genome of Chryseobacterium arthrosphaerae, one region contains:
- a CDS encoding toxin-antitoxin system YwqK family antitoxin, with translation MGLKQPYKIRVSFDDIGHGETAAEEFFYNNEHFNGYLVFDYHPNGTIMYEEEIRNGVVMGWVNEYYDNGIMKREKICVYSIQNSIMFRTFDEDGKETDFGLLISPETYEQYLSEYHLLD, from the coding sequence ATGGGATTAAAACAACCATATAAAATCCGGGTTTCTTTTGATGATATTGGACACGGAGAAACAGCTGCAGAAGAATTTTTTTATAATAATGAACATTTCAACGGTTATCTTGTCTTTGATTATCATCCTAACGGAACGATTATGTATGAAGAAGAAATCAGGAATGGGGTTGTTATGGGATGGGTGAACGAATACTATGACAACGGAATCATGAAAAGGGAAAAAATATGCGTGTATAGCATACAGAACTCTATTATGTTCAGAACGTTTGACGAAGATGGAAAAGAAACGGATTTTGGTTTGTTAATCTCCCCTGAAACCTATGAACAATATCTTTCAGAATACCATCTTTTAGATTGA
- the atpD gene encoding F0F1 ATP synthase subunit beta, whose product MANQIKGKISQIIGPVIDVVFTDVEAVPAIYDALEITKENGEKVVLEVEQHIGEDTVRCIAMDATDGLKRGQDVIGYGNPITMPIGEAVNGRLFNVVGDAIDGLQDISKDGGLPIHRPAPKFDQLSTSAEVLFTGIKVIDLVEPYAKGGKIGLFGGAGVGKTVLIQELINNIAKGHGGLSVFAGVGERTREGNDLLREMLESGIIKYGDDFMHSMENGGWDLSKVDLEAMKDSKAAFVFGQMNEPPGARARVALSGLTLAEYYRDGGESGQGRDVLFFVDNIFRFTQAGSEVSALLGRMPSAVGYQPTLASEMGAMQERITSTKNGSITSVQAVYVPADDLTDPAPATTFAHLDATTVLDRKIASLGIYPAVDPLASTSRILAPEVIGHDHYNCAQRVKEILQRYKALQDIIAILGMEELSEEDKAVVYRARKVQRFLSQPFHVAEQFTGIPGSLVDIKDTIKGFNMIMDGELDHLPEAAFNLKGTIEEAIEAGQKMLAENA is encoded by the coding sequence ATGGCAAACCAAATTAAAGGTAAAATTTCTCAAATTATTGGTCCGGTAATCGACGTTGTCTTCACAGATGTGGAAGCAGTTCCTGCAATCTATGACGCGTTAGAAATTACAAAAGAAAACGGTGAAAAAGTAGTTTTAGAGGTAGAACAACATATTGGCGAAGATACAGTAAGATGTATTGCAATGGACGCTACTGACGGTCTTAAGAGAGGTCAAGATGTAATCGGATACGGAAATCCTATTACTATGCCAATCGGTGAGGCAGTAAACGGAAGACTATTCAACGTTGTTGGTGATGCTATCGACGGACTTCAAGATATTTCTAAGGATGGTGGTCTTCCAATTCACAGACCAGCTCCAAAATTTGATCAATTATCAACTTCAGCAGAAGTTTTATTTACAGGTATTAAAGTAATCGACCTGGTTGAGCCTTACGCAAAAGGAGGTAAAATCGGTTTGTTCGGTGGTGCCGGTGTAGGTAAAACAGTATTGATCCAGGAGTTGATTAACAATATTGCAAAAGGACACGGAGGTCTTTCTGTATTCGCCGGAGTAGGTGAAAGAACGAGAGAAGGAAATGACCTTTTGAGAGAGATGCTTGAATCAGGAATTATCAAGTATGGTGATGATTTCATGCACTCTATGGAAAACGGAGGTTGGGATCTTTCTAAAGTAGATTTAGAAGCTATGAAAGATTCTAAAGCTGCATTCGTTTTCGGACAGATGAACGAGCCGCCAGGTGCGAGAGCGAGAGTAGCCCTTTCCGGTCTTACATTAGCTGAGTACTACAGAGACGGTGGAGAAAGCGGACAAGGTAGAGACGTACTTTTCTTCGTAGACAACATCTTCCGTTTTACACAGGCTGGTTCTGAGGTATCTGCACTTCTTGGTCGTATGCCATCTGCGGTAGGTTACCAACCGACTCTTGCTTCTGAAATGGGGGCGATGCAGGAAAGAATTACTTCAACTAAAAACGGTTCCATTACTTCAGTACAGGCAGTATATGTACCTGCGGATGACTTAACTGACCCGGCTCCTGCGACTACGTTTGCTCACTTGGATGCAACTACGGTACTTGACAGAAAGATTGCTTCATTAGGTATCTATCCAGCGGTAGATCCATTGGCTTCTACTTCAAGAATCCTTGCTCCTGAAGTTATCGGTCACGATCACTACAACTGTGCTCAAAGAGTAAAAGAAATCCTTCAAAGATACAAAGCACTTCAGGATATCATCGCAATCCTTGGTATGGAAGAACTTTCTGAAGAAGATAAAGCGGTTGTTTACCGTGCAAGAAAAGTACAGAGATTCTTATCTCAGCCTTTCCACGTAGCAGAGCAGTTTACAGGTATCCCGGGATCTTTGGTAGACATCAAAGATACAATCAAAGGATTCAACATGATTATGGATGGTGAATTAGATCACTTACCGGAAGCAGCTTTCAACCTGAAAGGAACTATCGAAGAAGCTATCGAAGCTGGACAAAAAATGTTAGCTGAAAACGCATAA
- a CDS encoding NAD(P)H-binding protein yields MKALVIGATGATGKDLVNQLLNDKDFEEVDIFVRKPVDIQNDRLHVHVVNFEKPEEWKGMVKGDVAFSCLGTTLKDAGSKEAQRKVDFDYQYEFAKAARENDVEDYILVSAYGASPDSRIFYSRMKGELEEAVKQLHFNKITIFKPGMLERKNSERTGEVLGSRIIRFANKLGLLESQKPLPTDILAKAMINSSKIKSNGYSSIKLGNIFCFAEKSND; encoded by the coding sequence ATGAAAGCTTTGGTAATCGGTGCTACAGGCGCTACAGGAAAGGATTTAGTGAATCAGCTGCTCAATGACAAAGATTTTGAGGAAGTGGATATTTTTGTGAGAAAACCTGTTGATATTCAGAATGACAGGCTTCATGTACACGTTGTCAACTTTGAAAAACCTGAAGAGTGGAAAGGAATGGTGAAGGGAGACGTGGCGTTTTCATGTCTGGGAACCACCTTAAAGGATGCCGGAAGTAAGGAAGCCCAGCGCAAGGTAGATTTTGATTATCAGTATGAGTTTGCAAAAGCAGCCAGAGAAAATGATGTGGAAGATTATATTCTGGTCTCAGCCTATGGGGCAAGCCCGGATTCCAGGATTTTTTATTCCAGAATGAAAGGTGAGCTGGAAGAAGCCGTAAAACAATTGCATTTTAATAAAATCACGATTTTCAAACCCGGAATGCTTGAGCGGAAAAATTCTGAAAGAACCGGAGAGGTTCTGGGCAGCCGTATCATCAGATTTGCCAATAAATTAGGTCTTCTGGAAAGTCAGAAACCTTTACCCACAGATATTCTTGCCAAGGCAATGATCAATTCTTCCAAAATAAAAAGCAACGGCTACTCCAGTATTAAGCTCGGAAATATATTTTGTTTTGCTGAAAAAAGTAACGATTAG
- a CDS encoding phosphatase PAP2 family protein: MKTLRFLLLPVSVLVCSQEVDTLKVSELSKKSVLPETQTYTLKDGSVRTYPKPKLLDFVTKLPRNFINTNKDFVAKDHAYYLGGAVAGTLILLPFDQKLIDNSRELGERWGMDKDNNYTKVGGVFKIPKDIGSAIYLIGNGSTLVLLGIGFGTYGLIKNDYRAQATASGLMESLILSGVFTQTIKRITGRESPFIAEEYGHKGGAWNPFPSFSAFSKNTSNYDAMPSGHLTTFMAGITVIADNYPDARWIKPVGYTLAGALCFQMMQSKVHWASDYPLALLMGYFIGKTISKSRYTSSEGTIGKTKYKFDLMASRQWEYNMVGVKLSF, encoded by the coding sequence ATGAAAACGCTGAGATTTCTGCTGCTGCCGGTATCTGTATTGGTATGTTCACAGGAAGTCGATACTTTGAAAGTCAGTGAATTATCAAAAAAATCCGTGTTGCCTGAAACACAGACTTATACTTTAAAGGATGGCTCGGTCAGGACCTATCCCAAACCAAAACTCCTGGATTTTGTGACCAAATTGCCCCGAAACTTTATCAATACCAATAAAGACTTTGTCGCAAAAGATCATGCTTATTATTTGGGAGGTGCGGTAGCCGGTACACTGATCCTTCTTCCTTTTGATCAGAAACTGATTGACAACTCAAGAGAACTGGGCGAAAGATGGGGAATGGATAAGGATAATAATTATACCAAAGTGGGGGGTGTCTTTAAAATTCCTAAAGATATCGGTTCTGCAATCTACCTGATTGGAAATGGCTCTACGTTGGTACTGCTTGGGATTGGTTTCGGAACCTATGGTCTGATCAAAAATGACTATAGGGCACAGGCTACTGCAAGCGGATTGATGGAGAGTTTAATTCTTTCCGGAGTATTTACCCAAACCATTAAAAGAATTACCGGAAGGGAAAGCCCGTTCATTGCTGAAGAATATGGTCATAAAGGCGGTGCATGGAATCCTTTTCCGAGCTTTTCGGCATTCAGCAAAAATACTTCGAATTATGATGCGATGCCATCGGGCCATTTAACGACGTTTATGGCTGGTATTACGGTAATTGCGGACAATTATCCGGATGCACGATGGATCAAGCCGGTAGGATATACCTTGGCAGGGGCTTTATGTTTTCAGATGATGCAGAGTAAAGTTCACTGGGCCTCAGATTATCCGTTAGCATTGTTAATGGGTTATTTTATCGGGAAGACCATCTCAAAAAGCAGATATACTTCTTCAGAAGGCACTATAGGAAAAACCAAATACAAATTTGACCTGATGGCATCCCGCCAGTGGGAATACAATATGGTAGGAGTAAAACTATCATTTTAA
- a CDS encoding MmcQ/YjbR family DNA-binding protein, which translates to MDANEILDYCLAKKGVTESFPFDNETLVLKVDTKMFLLMALEKQPLSINVKTDPEWSAELREQYPQITGAYHMNKTHWNSVMTDGLKRELIFKLIDQSYDLVFKSLTKKAQNAVNGSL; encoded by the coding sequence ATGGACGCTAACGAAATATTAGATTATTGTCTCGCCAAAAAAGGAGTTACGGAAAGTTTCCCTTTTGATAATGAAACACTTGTACTGAAGGTAGATACTAAGATGTTTCTGCTGATGGCTCTTGAGAAGCAGCCCTTATCCATCAATGTAAAAACAGATCCCGAATGGAGTGCAGAGCTTCGTGAGCAATATCCTCAGATCACAGGAGCTTACCATATGAATAAAACCCATTGGAATTCTGTAATGACCGACGGCCTGAAAAGAGAGCTGATTTTTAAACTTATTGATCAGTCATATGATCTGGTTTTTAAATCTTTGACTAAAAAAGCGCAGAATGCAGTGAACGGTTCTCTATAA
- a CDS encoding B12-binding domain-containing radical SAM protein — MKDLLLITPPFTQLNTPYPATAYIKGFLNTKNISAYQVDLGIDVILELFSKSGLEKVFGKKTDLQNASENSRRIFALREEYLKTIDQVIPFLQGKIPTLARQICSMNFLPEASRFNQLDDMEFAFGNMGLQDKAKHLATLYLEDISDYIVENIDADFGFSRYAERLGKSANSFDELYLKLSGEPTFIDEFTLKILREKIEQVQPRLICFSIPFPGNLYSGFRSAWFIKKHYPHIRIAMGGGFPNTELREVKDQRVFEFFDFITLDDGELPIELLCENICHSAQTGEPQYKRTFLLEDQEVVYKNNSKRHDYKQAEIGTPDYTDLKLDEYISVIEIANPMHSLWSDGRWNKLTMAHGCYWGKCTFCDISLDYIKIYEPISAKILVDRIEELIRTTGETGFHFVDEAAPPALMREVALEILRRNLVVTWWTNIRFEKSFTRDLCYLLKLSGCVAVSGGLEVASDRLLKLIDKGVSVEQVANVTRNFTEAGIMVHAYLMYGYPTQTVQETVDSLEMVRQMFEMGILQSGFWHQFAMTAHSPVGMSPEDFGVIPIKQEIQFANNDVDFKDSTGIDHNKFSFGLKKSLFNYMHGINFELPLQEWFDFKIPRTKIHPDYIHDCLLDDGQFNLKLNSKVIFLTKNVIAENRIKNKKKYSGAYTLLTFHLKTNIVKVELEEDKAKWLMEILDENAIQNQKKPTIQQLKNQFEENFEDFELFWFSKPMQQLRENGVILSL; from the coding sequence TTGAAAGACCTGCTTCTTATTACTCCGCCTTTTACCCAGCTCAATACTCCTTATCCTGCAACGGCCTATATTAAAGGATTCCTGAATACCAAAAATATTTCCGCTTATCAGGTAGATCTGGGTATTGATGTCATTCTGGAATTATTTTCAAAAAGTGGATTAGAGAAGGTTTTCGGCAAAAAAACTGATCTTCAGAATGCATCTGAAAATTCCCGGCGGATTTTTGCACTGCGGGAAGAATATCTTAAAACAATTGATCAGGTTATTCCTTTTTTACAGGGGAAAATTCCTACTCTGGCCAGACAGATCTGCAGTATGAATTTTCTTCCGGAAGCCTCCCGTTTCAACCAATTGGATGATATGGAATTTGCTTTCGGGAATATGGGACTTCAGGATAAGGCAAAACATCTGGCAACCCTTTATTTAGAAGATATTTCAGATTATATTGTTGAAAATATTGATGCTGATTTCGGTTTCAGCAGGTATGCAGAGCGTCTTGGAAAAAGTGCCAATTCTTTTGACGAATTATATTTAAAATTATCCGGTGAACCTACTTTTATCGATGAATTTACTTTAAAAATTCTCCGTGAAAAAATAGAACAGGTACAGCCCAGGCTCATCTGCTTTTCCATTCCGTTTCCGGGAAATTTATATTCCGGTTTCAGATCTGCATGGTTTATCAAAAAGCATTATCCGCACATCAGGATTGCTATGGGCGGAGGCTTTCCGAATACCGAACTTAGAGAAGTTAAAGATCAGCGGGTATTTGAATTTTTTGATTTTATTACCCTGGATGACGGCGAGCTTCCTATTGAGCTTCTCTGTGAAAATATTTGTCATTCCGCGCAAACCGGAGAACCGCAATATAAAAGAACTTTTTTACTTGAAGATCAGGAAGTAGTTTATAAAAATAATTCCAAAAGGCATGATTATAAACAAGCTGAAATAGGAACTCCTGATTATACGGATCTGAAACTTGACGAATATATTTCTGTAATTGAAATCGCCAATCCCATGCACAGCCTATGGAGTGACGGACGATGGAATAAGCTGACTATGGCCCACGGCTGCTACTGGGGAAAATGTACCTTCTGCGATATTTCTTTAGACTATATCAAAATCTATGAACCTATTTCCGCAAAAATACTGGTAGACCGGATTGAAGAACTGATCCGGACAACAGGCGAAACCGGGTTTCACTTTGTAGATGAAGCAGCTCCTCCTGCCCTGATGCGGGAAGTTGCATTAGAAATCCTTAGAAGAAATCTCGTTGTTACCTGGTGGACGAATATCCGCTTTGAAAAAAGCTTTACCCGGGATCTGTGTTATCTTCTGAAGCTTTCCGGGTGTGTTGCCGTTTCCGGAGGATTGGAAGTGGCCAGCGACCGTTTGCTGAAACTGATTGACAAAGGAGTATCTGTTGAACAGGTTGCCAATGTGACAAGAAATTTCACGGAAGCAGGGATCATGGTGCACGCCTATCTGATGTATGGCTACCCTACCCAAACCGTTCAGGAAACCGTAGACTCTTTGGAAATGGTCCGTCAGATGTTTGAAATGGGAATTCTTCAAAGTGGATTCTGGCACCAGTTTGCCATGACCGCCCATTCACCGGTTGGAATGAGCCCTGAAGATTTTGGAGTGATCCCGATAAAACAGGAAATACAGTTTGCCAACAACGATGTAGATTTTAAAGATAGTACCGGAATTGATCATAATAAATTCAGTTTCGGATTAAAAAAATCTCTTTTCAATTATATGCACGGAATTAATTTTGAACTGCCTCTTCAGGAATGGTTTGATTTTAAAATTCCAAGAACAAAAATTCATCCGGACTATATTCATGACTGTCTTTTGGACGACGGCCAGTTTAATCTTAAGCTTAACTCAAAAGTGATCTTTTTAACCAAAAATGTAATCGCTGAGAATCGCATAAAAAATAAAAAGAAATATTCCGGTGCGTATACGCTTCTCACATTCCACTTAAAAACCAATATTGTGAAGGTTGAGCTGGAAGAAGACAAGGCGAAATGGCTGATGGAAATTCTGGATGAAAATGCTATACAAAATCAGAAAAAACCTACTATTCAACAACTTAAGAATCAATTCGAGGAGAATTTTGAGGATTTCGAACTGTTCTGGTTCTCAAAACCGATGCAGCAATTGAGAGAAAACGGGGTTATTTTGAGTTTATAA
- a CDS encoding glutathione peroxidase yields MKKIFLLLLSFMAFLQSCTNQKSEISKAKTKELMGKTIYDFTVESLEGKEINFADFKGKKILIVNTASECGFTPQYADLEKVYEQYKDKLVVVGFPANNFGGQEPGTNTEIGAFCQKNYGVTFPLAAKVSVKGDDMAPIFKYLTEQELNGVKNTTILWNFTKFLLDENGKLIDTFVSTTKPTDEAITKYLK; encoded by the coding sequence ATGAAAAAGATTTTTTTACTGCTGCTTTCCTTTATGGCATTTTTACAAAGCTGCACCAATCAAAAAAGTGAAATTTCTAAAGCCAAAACCAAAGAACTTATGGGAAAAACAATATATGATTTTACAGTAGAAAGCCTTGAAGGTAAGGAAATCAATTTTGCTGATTTCAAAGGGAAAAAGATCCTGATCGTCAATACCGCTTCAGAATGTGGATTTACTCCTCAGTATGCTGATCTTGAAAAAGTGTATGAGCAGTACAAAGATAAATTGGTAGTGGTGGGCTTCCCTGCAAATAATTTCGGAGGACAGGAACCGGGAACCAATACTGAAATCGGAGCGTTTTGCCAGAAAAACTATGGCGTAACCTTTCCATTGGCTGCAAAGGTTTCTGTAAAAGGAGATGATATGGCACCGATTTTCAAATACCTGACAGAACAGGAACTGAACGGAGTAAAAAATACAACCATTCTATGGAACTTTACCAAGTTCTTACTGGATGAAAACGGAAAACTGATCGATACTTTTGTAAGTACAACAAAGCCTACTGATGAGGCCATTACAAAATATCTGAAATAA
- a CDS encoding bifunctional riboflavin kinase/FAD synthetase gives MKVFKNFTDYSSQKPLALSLGMFDGVHLGHKSIIDELINVGTENNLETAILTFWPHPRFVFNPNEDLKLLNTIEEKKQLIQKYGIDNLFLKEFDEEFRNLTGEEFVRQILIEKLNVKYLIIGYDHSFGKNKSGNFELLQKLSKELDFEVEQMEAINIHENNISSTKVRNALLTGNIQDANEMLGYPYSVSGTVVHGKKIGRTIGYPTANIDTEPIKLLPKKGAYIVEVLVKGQQYKGMLSIGTNPTVNGEKLTVEVYILNFDDDIYDEKITVRFRDFLHDEIKFEGLEKLIERLDEDKRLTEEFNF, from the coding sequence TTGAAAGTTTTCAAGAATTTTACAGATTATTCCTCCCAAAAGCCTCTAGCACTGTCTTTAGGTATGTTTGACGGAGTACATCTCGGGCATAAAAGTATTATTGATGAATTGATTAATGTAGGTACAGAAAATAATCTGGAAACTGCGATTCTTACTTTCTGGCCGCACCCAAGATTTGTTTTTAATCCTAATGAAGACCTGAAACTTCTGAATACGATTGAAGAAAAGAAGCAATTAATCCAGAAATATGGTATTGATAATCTTTTTCTTAAAGAATTTGATGAAGAGTTCAGAAATCTTACCGGAGAAGAGTTTGTACGTCAGATTCTAATTGAAAAACTTAACGTAAAGTATCTTATTATAGGATACGATCACTCTTTCGGAAAAAATAAAAGCGGAAATTTTGAGCTTCTTCAGAAACTGTCCAAAGAGCTGGACTTTGAAGTAGAACAAATGGAAGCGATCAATATCCATGAAAACAATATCAGTTCAACCAAAGTTCGCAATGCCCTTTTAACCGGGAATATTCAAGATGCCAACGAAATGCTGGGGTATCCCTACTCAGTATCAGGCACTGTAGTTCACGGAAAAAAAATAGGCAGAACCATTGGGTACCCTACTGCCAATATTGATACGGAACCGATTAAGCTTTTACCTAAAAAAGGCGCTTATATTGTAGAAGTATTGGTAAAAGGCCAGCAATACAAAGGAATGCTGAGCATAGGTACCAACCCTACCGTAAATGGAGAAAAGCTAACGGTGGAAGTGTATATCCTGAATTTTGATGATGATATTTACGATGAAAAAATAACCGTGAGGTTCAGAGATTTCCTTCATGATGAAATTAAATTTGAAGGTCTTGAAAAACTGATTGAAAGACTGGATGAAGATAAACGGTTGACAGAAGAATTTAATTTTTAA
- a CDS encoding histidine kinase produces the protein MKKLLLVFGLIFSHLTFAQTAKEIIDKNIELSGGLTNWKLLNSVLLQGKVVLGIKDEYPIKIYQQRPNLTKTLITTGGKETAIEGFDGTKGYAMNYAANKLQEYPEYVPESFDNDFIDWENKGFDAKYLGKEKVGEIYCHKVELTKNVNKNIYYFDTKTYMLLKEIKKDETLVYSDYKKVGNLVMPFRIESSSPKKDGDYVMLLNKVDVNKVFPANIFKF, from the coding sequence ATGAAGAAGTTATTATTAGTATTCGGACTGATATTTTCACACCTTACATTTGCACAGACGGCAAAGGAAATTATTGATAAAAATATTGAATTATCCGGTGGCCTGACCAACTGGAAACTTTTAAATTCAGTATTGCTTCAGGGAAAAGTGGTGTTGGGAATTAAAGATGAATATCCGATAAAAATTTATCAGCAGCGTCCGAATCTTACCAAAACACTCATTACTACAGGCGGAAAAGAAACTGCCATTGAAGGTTTTGACGGAACTAAAGGGTATGCCATGAATTATGCTGCCAACAAACTGCAGGAATATCCTGAATACGTTCCTGAAAGTTTTGATAATGATTTCATTGATTGGGAAAACAAAGGTTTTGATGCAAAATATCTTGGAAAAGAAAAAGTAGGTGAGATCTACTGTCACAAAGTAGAACTGACTAAAAATGTCAATAAGAACATTTATTATTTCGATACCAAAACATATATGCTTCTGAAGGAAATCAAAAAAGATGAAACATTGGTCTATTCCGATTATAAAAAAGTAGGAAACCTTGTAATGCCTTTCAGAATTGAATCCTCAAGCCCTAAGAAGGACGGAGACTATGTGATGTTACTCAATAAAGTGGATGTCAATAAAGTATTTCCTGCCAATATTTTTAAGTTTTAA
- the kdsB gene encoding 3-deoxy-manno-octulosonate cytidylyltransferase, with translation MKIIAVIPARYEASRFPGKLMQILGEKTVITTTYQNVVETGLFDEVFVATDSEIILDEIVKNGGKAVMTGQHETGSDRIAEAVQNIDCDIVINVQGDEPFLKLEPLQQLIEVFRHDTRQEISLASLKIRLSEKEEIENPNNVKVITDNNGFALYFSRSVIPFHREVSYDISYFKHIGVYAFRKEALLQFSKLEMKPLEISEKIECIRYLEYGMKIKMIETNFIGVGIDTPEDLEKARKLI, from the coding sequence ATGAAAATAATTGCTGTCATCCCCGCACGCTATGAAGCAAGCCGCTTTCCGGGAAAACTGATGCAGATCCTAGGAGAAAAAACCGTTATTACCACCACTTATCAGAATGTTGTAGAGACAGGACTCTTTGATGAAGTTTTTGTGGCTACAGACTCAGAAATCATCCTTGATGAAATTGTAAAAAACGGCGGAAAAGCAGTAATGACCGGACAGCATGAGACAGGAAGCGACCGTATTGCAGAAGCGGTACAGAATATTGACTGTGATATTGTGATCAACGTGCAGGGAGATGAACCTTTCCTTAAGCTGGAACCTTTGCAGCAGCTGATTGAGGTTTTCAGACATGATACCAGGCAGGAAATTTCATTGGCATCCCTAAAGATCAGGCTATCTGAAAAAGAGGAAATTGAAAATCCGAATAATGTAAAAGTGATTACCGACAACAATGGATTTGCCCTATATTTCAGCCGTTCTGTTATTCCTTTTCACAGGGAAGTTTCCTATGATATCAGCTATTTCAAACATATCGGAGTGTATGCTTTCAGAAAAGAAGCTTTATTACAGTTTTCAAAATTAGAGATGAAACCTTTGGAAATTTCAGAAAAAATCGAATGCATCCGTTATCTTGAATATGGAATGAAGATTAAAATGATTGAAACCAATTTCATCGGAGTAGGGATTGATACTCCGGAAGACCTTGAAAAAGCTAGGAAATTAATTTAA
- a CDS encoding FoF1 ATP synthase subunit delta/epsilon: MNIKILTPEYVVFEGEVNSVLLPGKNGEFHIMKNHAGIVSSLVGGKVKLFTNSVDEAYAKNLTKENDKDSVFSYSIKSGVVEFNHNKGIILCE; the protein is encoded by the coding sequence ATGAATATAAAAATATTAACACCAGAATATGTAGTTTTTGAAGGAGAAGTAAACTCTGTATTACTGCCTGGAAAAAATGGTGAATTTCACATCATGAAAAACCACGCAGGAATTGTTTCTTCTTTAGTTGGTGGGAAAGTGAAGCTGTTTACAAACTCTGTAGATGAAGCTTACGCTAAAAACCTTACCAAAGAAAATGATAAAGACTCTGTTTTTTCTTATTCTATTAAAAGCGGTGTTGTAGAATTTAATCATAATAAAGGAATTATCCTTTGTGAATAA
- a CDS encoding DMT family transporter gives MKLRGYILGVLSAVSYGLIPIFILPIKQAHFSMDITLFYRFFFSAIMVGGYLMYSMQNFKINKKEALILAILGICYALSSEFLFIGYDFLTPGIASTVLFIYPVIVALIMFFFYKERLTKLSIVSLFLAFAGVIVLCLKESGFEINFAGLGIVMLSSLFYALYMVIVNKSKLKVSGFKLTFYSMLFTSLFFMTKSVIGHESFVIPSTTLFINFLTFAFLTTVISSLCLVYAIKSIGSTPVAILGALEPVVAVMVSVFMFHEKFTTNLFIGITLILLGVILNVISDRKSTVHA, from the coding sequence ATGAAACTCAGAGGCTATATATTGGGCGTTTTGTCGGCTGTTTCATATGGACTGATTCCGATTTTTATCCTGCCGATCAAGCAGGCTCATTTTTCAATGGATATCACCCTGTTTTACAGGTTCTTCTTTTCAGCTATCATGGTGGGCGGATATCTTATGTATTCCATGCAAAATTTTAAGATTAATAAAAAAGAAGCGCTGATACTGGCTATTCTGGGAATATGCTATGCCCTTTCCTCTGAATTTCTGTTTATAGGATATGATTTTCTCACCCCGGGAATTGCCTCTACGGTTTTGTTCATTTATCCCGTAATTGTAGCGTTGATCATGTTTTTCTTTTACAAGGAAAGACTTACCAAACTGTCTATTGTTTCATTATTTCTTGCCTTTGCAGGAGTTATTGTATTATGCCTCAAAGAAAGCGGTTTTGAAATTAATTTTGCTGGGTTAGGTATCGTTATGCTCAGTTCATTGTTTTATGCCCTTTATATGGTCATTGTCAATAAATCAAAATTAAAAGTTTCAGGGTTTAAGCTTACCTTCTACTCGATGCTTTTTACCTCTTTATTTTTCATGACCAAGTCAGTGATAGGACATGAATCATTCGTAATTCCATCAACAACCCTTTTTATTAATTTCCTCACTTTTGCATTTCTTACAACCGTTATTTCCAGCTTGTGTCTGGTGTATGCTATTAAAAGTATCGGCTCAACTCCGGTTGCTATTTTAGGGGCACTGGAACCTGTAGTTGCTGTGATGGTAAGTGTATTTATGTTTCATGAAAAGTTTACCACCAATTTATTCATTGGAATTACCCTTATTTTGCTGGGAGTTATCCTGAATGTAATTTCAGACAGAAAAAGTACGGTTCACGCTTAA